One stretch of Lucilia cuprina isolate Lc7/37 chromosome 6, ASM2204524v1, whole genome shotgun sequence DNA includes these proteins:
- the LOC111680030 gene encoding protein charlatan isoform X1: MATVIPPTSNVEAAYEDMFKEITRKLYGEETGNGLHTLGTPVAQVATTGPTAAPEGEQRSFTNLQIDRSTQPTIEYEHNNPNNATATSVAAASAAAATAAVIAAATTQNATNVVIQQQPEGSVVVTTTTNTGGNFKSEDHLSTAFGLAALMQQNGFATTTGTILSTQAINKVITTAAGSQQQQQQQQQNVTGDQQQQQQQQQTWSNEGTQQQDQQQQQQQQPAPTTQIVQWTTTPSGKLQSYSTTTAQPQQQQQQQQQQQQQQLATPKSKTNKNRNDHTSPNLNNATDVIYTSPSTSGNMTQQQQQQQQQTPPNANTSTSSNTSSSGGSSTSSNSRKKSSNNQNNNNNNGQPLVQKRYACTHCPYSTDRRDLYTRHENIHKDEKPFQCYACLKQFNRADHVKKHFLRMHREMQYDINKTRRHVPSSSGGGGGHHHGGGRSNITITTVNTPFSSSSTITTPTTNSNLLNDDNLIEQKPIIFQTQANVNLEQAFLEQQRQPTSSSLSIAETIEAVATATDAPLPQMKQEKNDDGSLVTGQTANVKPKREKRFTCCYCPWSGADKWGLKRHLNTHTKPFVCLLCDYKAARSERLATHVLKVHNKRACNKCSYLGDTLEEYQQHLNEVHPTTPSNRSNSNNNNNSTNNTTTTTNNNSSNNLNVLRTIGNTLGNNNNQLNQFQNNNNFSVNNVSTTTTNGNSVTIYTTTTTDNQGGNITTGGPLQEIIVNPSSMVGWRLSANGSLIPPHDLLTGGLPNAAAQKRGSERLFQYLEADGSDPEDYARLLKMDAISRNTASVAQDFHKAGGVHELKLPANHQLLFNNKLPSQWTTKEAAALLQSLSNANNLSFVYQQQQQQQQLQQQRSKYAPTNGFLNQNGNAGQRQRQHSSGDDENTPSSGSSSSTASSSDDMSPIKMERSTKAYNLVLNNNEQRKTMSKTYLHKNYDLQEASSNSSSTNANDIFINAAYNNNNNNNNSSSNFNGNISHIDIMKNQEIFNEDQENQEQLIRSSPAYKYNSQYYNNNNNNNTNLNKINNNNNKSSTKTNINNNNIIINNNNNNNNNTNNYQHRLDLQHNKENNNNATFLTQMEFQNLNKIGTQFQNYVKDIISKYYAAETPVMFPNMPTATTTAQQSQQRSNLQTSPKRKRMLSETEEYIEYLKNKEDITLTITPKNNNNPNSSQSNGVLIQKSPLPLKRERDLASDSYKRISPKKQMLAAATAQGVLNTSATQQPPTAAALTQHKSNKKSISQLATLLPLLADAASQQQYLTAPLDFSKKPANDHTDIVQIKQEQEEDSVKVIVKQEPEDITLKQQEPQDPIETQTAHKAYANFSVNALLNNIGLNADKRSSRKQAQPKKIRVPPEMVIAMLRDKYLNRMVDHKLSCKDCINSKRSSMLVFNYHTKASLCLHRLWKHSEKPQKCKKCGEKFKQKYNLKLHQMKVHRKVARA, encoded by the exons ATGGCAACAGTAATACCACCGACCTCAAATGTTGAGGCCGCCTATGAAGATATGTTCAAAGAAATCACAAGAAAATTATATGGTGAAGAGACCGGAAATGGTTTGCATACACTAGGAACCCCCGTAGCACAGGTGGCAACAACAGGACCCACAGCAGCACCAGAAGGTGAACAAAGAtcatttacaaatttg caaattgatCGTTCTACACAACCTACAATTGAATACGAACATAATAATCCCAATAATGCAACAGCTACCTCGGTGGCTGCTGCATCGGCTGCGGCTGCAACAGCAGCTGTTATTGCTGCCGCCACAACACAAAATGCCACAAATGTTGTTATACAGCAACAACCAGAGGGCTCTGTGGTTGTAACAACCACCACAAATACAGGTGGAAATTTCAAATCGGAAGATCATTTGAGTACGGCATTCGGTTTGGCGGCATTAATGCAACAAAATGGTTTTGCCACCACAACCGGTACTATATTAAGTACACAGGctataaataaagttataacAACGGCTGCTGGtagtcaacaacaacaacagcagcagcaacaaaatgtGACAGGtgatcaacaacagcagcaacaacaacagcaaacatgGTCTAATGAGGGCACACAACAGCaagatcaacaacaacagcagcaacaacaacccgCACCTACTACACAAATTGTACAGTGGACTACTACACCAAGTGGTAAATTACAAAGTTATTCAACTACCACAGcacaaccacaacaacagcaacagcagcaacaacaacagcagcagcaacaattaGCAACTCCTAAGTCAAA AACTAATAAAAATCGTAATGATCATACCTCTCCAAACTTAAATAATGCCACTGATGTTATCTATACTAGTCCCTCGACCTCGGGTAATAtgacacaacaacaacagcagcaacagcaacaaacaccTCCCAATGCTAATACATCAACATCCTCGAATACATCTTCCTCTGGTGGTAGTTCAACGAGTAGCAATAGTCGTAAGAAATCttcaaataatcaaaataataacaacaacaatggaCAACCTTTGGTACAAAAACGTTATGCCTGCACACATTGTCCTTATTCAACAGATCGTCGTGATCTCTATACACGTCACGAGAATATTCACAAAGATGAAAAACCATTCCAATGTTATGCctgtttaaaacaattcaatCGGGCCGATCAtgttaagaaacattttttgcGTATGCATCGTGAAATGCAATATGATATCAATAAGACAAGAAGACATGTACCCTCTAGTTcgggtggtggtggtggtcaTCATCATGGTGGCGGTAGAAGTAATATTACTATAACAACGGTAAATACACCCTTCTCTTCTTCCTCTACTATTACTACTCCTACTACTAATAGTAATTTACTTAATGATGACAATCTAATTGAGCAAAAACCTATAATCTTCCAGACTCAGGCGAATGTTAATTTGGAACAAGCCTTTTTGGAACAGCAGCGTCAACCTACATCATCTAGTCTCAGCATAGCCGAAACCATAGAGGCTGTGGCCACAGCAACTGATGCCCCCTTGCCGCAAATGAAACAGGAAAAGAATGATGATGGCTCTTTGGTGACGGGTCAAACGGCCAATGTTAAACCCAAACGTGAGAAACGTTTTACCTGCTGTTATTGTCCCTGGTCGGGTGCCGATAAATGGGGTCTCAAGAGACATTTAAATACTCATACAAAACCTTTTGTATGTCTATTATGTGATTATAAAGCAGCTCGTTCGGAAAGATTGGCCACTCACGTTTTAAAAGTACATAATAAAAGAGCTTGTAATAAATGCTCTTATCTAGGTGACACTTTGGAAGAATATCAACAACATTTGAATGAAGTGca TCCTACGACTCCTTCTAATCGtagtaatagtaataataacaataattctacAAATAATACTACAACAACTACTAACAACAATtcatcaaataatttaaatgtattacGTACAATTGGCAATACTTtaggaaataataataatcaactaaatcaatttcaaaataataacaattttag tGTTAATAATGTTTCAACCACTACAACAAATGGCAATTCTGTTACTATATATACCACTACGACTACAGATAATCAAGGTGGTAATATTACAACAGGTGGTCCTTTACAAGAAATTATTGTAAATCCGTCTTCAATGGTGGGTTGGCGTTTAAGTGCCAATGGCTCTTTAATACCACCGCACGATTTGTTGACGGGAGGCCTGCCAAACGCCGCAGCCCAGAAACGTGGCTCTGAGCGTTTATTTCAATATCTTGAGGCGGACGGAAGTGATCCAGAAGATTATGCGCG TCTTTTAAAAATGGACGCAATTAGTCGCAATACAGCTTCAGTCGCTCAGGATTTTCATAAGGCGGGAGGCGTGCACGAGTTGAAACTACCAGCAAATCATCAACTCCTGTTCAATAATAAACTGCCTTCACAATGGACGACTAAAGAAGCAGCTGCTTTACTGCAAAGTCTTAGCAATGCCAACAATTTGAGCTTTGTctatcaacagcaacaacaacaacaacaattgcaacaacaGCGTTCCAAATATGCACCCACAAATGGTTTCCTTAATCAAAATGGTAATGCTGGTCAACGTCAGCGTCAACATTCTTCGGGTGATGATGAAAATACACCCTCTTCGGGTTCATCATCATCGACAGCATCATCTAGTGATGATATGTCACCGATTAAAATGGAACGATCTACTAAGGCTTATAATTTGGTATTAAATAATAACGAGCAGAGAAAGACGATGTCAAagacatatttacataaaaattatgatttgcAAGAAGCATCTTCCAATTCATCATCAACGAAtgcaaatgatatttttataaatgcagcttataataacaacaataacaacaacaacagcagcagcaacttcAATGGCAACATTAGCCATATAGATATAATGAAAAATCAAGAAATCTTCAATGAAGATCAAGAAAATCAAGAGCAGCTTATTAGATCGTCTCCCGCGTATAaatataatagtcaatattataataataacaacaacaacaatacaaatttaaataaaattaataacaacaacaacaagtcgtcaacaaaaaccaatattaataacaacaatattattattaacaataacaataataataataacaacaccaaTAATTATCAACATCGTCTTGATCTGCAAcacaataaagaaaacaacaataatgcaACATTTCTAACACAAatggaatttcaaaatttaaataaaatcggtacacaatttcaaaattatgttaaagatATTATAAGCAAATATTATGCTGCCGAAACACCGGTAATGTTTCCCAATATGCCCACAGCAACAACTACTGCTCAGCAAAGTCAACAGAGATCAAATTTACAAACCTCACCTAAACGCAAAAGAATGTTAAGTGAAACTGAAGAATATATAgagtatttgaaaaataaagaagataTTACTTTAACCATTACacccaaaaataataataatccaAATAGTAGTCAAAGCAATGGTGTTCTTATACAAAAATCACCTTTACCTTTGAAAAGAGAACGTGACTTAGCTTCAGATTCTTATAAGAGAATATCACCAAAGAAACAAATGTTAGCAGCAGCGACAGCACAAGGAGTTTTAAATACTTCGGCCACACAGCAGCCACCAACAGCAGCCGCTTTAACTCAACATAAATCGAATAAGAAATCTATATCACAATTGGCCACTTTATTGCCTCTATTGGCAGATGCCGCTTCACAGCAACAATATTTGACGGCACCTTTAGATTTTAGTAAAAAGCCTGCTAATGATCACACCGATATTGTTCAGATAAAACAAGAACAAGAGGAAGACAGTGTTAAGGTTATTGTAAAACAAGAACCCGAGGATATTACTCTCAAACAACAAGAACCTCAAGATCCCATAGAAACTCAAACGGCTCACAAAGCTTATGCCAATTTCTCAGTTAATGCTTTACTTAATAACATTGGGCTAAATGCCGATAAACGTTCGTCACGCAAACAAGCTCAACCTAAAAAGATACGTGTACCACCAGAGATGGTTATAGCTATGTTAAGAGATAAATATCTTAATCGTATGGTAGATCATAAACTAAGCTGTAAGGATTGCATCAATTCGAAACGTTCATCAATGCTAGTGTTTAACTATCATACTAAGGCATCGTTGTGTTTGCATCGCTTGTGGAAGCATTCggaaaaaccacaaaaatgtaaaaaatgtggtGAGAAATTcaagcaaaaatataatttaaaattacatcaGATGAAAGTGCACAGAAAGGTGGCCAGAGCTTAG